The DNA window TTTTCCGTTTTAAAAACGTCGCTGAGTCAGGAAAAAGCTCAAGAATATTTTGTCCGACAAAATTCTCACAGTTAACCTTTGCGCGTGTTTGAAAATATTCATTGGCTGTCATGATGCGATAATCACGCCGCACAATACACAAAGCAAAGGATAACTGATTCAATAAATCAGATAACATGAGTTTGGCTTTCATTCGCCTATCCTTTGAGTCATTATAACAATTCGTCTAACTGAACAAGCACTTGGTCCAGCCCGTTGTCTGCAAATAAAATGATGGTTTTGGTTTGAAATTCGGCGACTTCAATAATGAAATCCACCTCCATTAAAATCGGTGTCTTCCATTCCGATAAACGATGCTGTTGCTCTGACGGTTTAAAGATTGACGGCGGTTGAATTTTCAAATTCAAATCAATTTGTTGGCATAGACCCTTTAAACTCGCCCCACTTAATATATTCGATATATCGAGCAAACAGTCATCGATCAGAATATTCGACATATTTTCCGCTTGCTGAGAATCAAGCTGATTCATTTCAGCTGCGATGGCACGCCCACCTTTTTTGGACAATAACGTGACAAGTTCCCCAGACATACCGCCGTAAAAAGACTGTCGTGTAAAATGATAAAGCTCTTCCATCCCTTCAATTTTATCGAGCTCGGCTTTATCCACGAATTTTATGTCGGGAACCGTAAGAGTTACATGCAAATTAAGTAAGCGAGCGAGTTTCGCGGCCGCTTGCCCCATAGAAATGTTCAATAGCTCTTTCAATGTGTCGGTGTGATCTGCGCTTAATTCTTTGCTCATAACAAGCCTACCTCATGTAATACGGAACGGAGTAAGTTCATATCAAGTGGCTTTTGTAAGAACCGAACTGCGCCTAGCTCATTGACGAGACGTTGCGATTCCGGCTGAATATCAGCACTGATAACAAACACATAATTACGTGCACTTTCTGCTTTTAACGTTTTTAATACTTCAAACCCGTCCATCACTGGCATAATCAAGTCCAGAAACATAACATCGGCCTTTCCCGCTCGATAACACTCAACCGCCTCTTCGCCGTTGGTTGCTTCGGTTAACTCGATATCCCAATCTTCAGGAAGAGCTCTAATGACGGCTTTTCTCGATAACTTAGAATCATCACAAACTGTCACGGCAATGGTCATACGCTTACCCTCATTGGCTACTTAGTTGCAATACATTGGTGATAGCGCTTTTATACTCACTAGGAACGCGTGCCAATAATTGTTCCGGAGTTACACCATCTTTATTCATTACAAACTGAATGAAAAAGGCGATAGATACACAATTTGTTATTCTATCTTCTTTAAGATTAGTCAAAGAAAAACTGATAGTTAAAATCTTACGCGTAATTTCTTCAGAATACCCCCAAAGCGTTAATACGTAGGCAGTAATCAGTAAAATGTCGTTGAGCGAACCATCCAAATGACGGCTCTCTAATGGATTGTGATCTGTATCGCATCCTGATTGCGCAATGGTTAAAGCCCCGATCGAGACCATCAAAGTCATCATGAATGCCATTTCTTGCTCTTCTCGTGATAAATGCAGCGCATGCGTTAGGCTTTTCGCCTTTTGTGATGCCTCTAGATACTCATTGACGATCATCTGGTGCTGCTCATCCGTCAAATGACCGCTATGATCGGTATTTAGCATGCATAACGTAATGGCCTCAATCATACGGCTGCCAAGCCGGCTGATCGCCACTTCGAGAAACAAGGTTGAGCTGCTAAAACCAAAATACGCAGAGTTCGCTAATTGAATCACCCGTGCCGTGAGAGAGGGCTCTTGCTTGATAATCTCAGCCAGTTTTTTTAAATCCCCGTCTTCACTTTGCATCAGTGTTTGGACGTCCTTCACCACTTTTGGCATGACGGGGATATAAGCACTAATTTTATTCAGTTTATTTAAGCACTCAGGAGAAAATGGCGGGGAATTAAGGCGATAAGCGGCGGCCAATACAGAGGCCAGATCCCCCTCCGAAAACGGCTTGGGCAACACGAAATGTGAGTAATCATGCAATGCACTGGTCGCATCCTGGTTGGTATTTCCTGTGACTAAACACCTCAGAGCCAAAGGGAAACGCTGTTTTGCATCAATGAGGAGTGAATCTCCTCGTATTTGCGGCATTAATAAATCGGAGATAATCAATAACGGTTCACAAGCGAGGTTCTCGGCCCAATGCACTGAATCACTCACGGTCGTAATTGACCACTCTGGTTGAATACGACGAATCATTCGAGCGGTTGCCTTTAACATCAAAGGATCATCATCTATGTATAAGACATGTAATCCTATTGCCATACTCTTCTCCCGCACTCTCGCAAAATATTAAGTTGGTGTACGAATCATCGGTATACCTTTGATGAATTATAGTTCTATACCTTTTCAGCATAGCTCTAAATATTTAATGCTTAATATTAATGGTCATTTAGGTGACTCAGATCGCGCGAGAAGACGATTGGACCGCAATTATGTCCAGCCTGTCTCACAATTAAGACAAGCAAGATCGCATCGCTATTCTTCATATGAATACAATGACGTACGCAAATGAATAAAAATGTGAAGTAAACCACCGGATTTACCTTTGTTTAACATTTGAGACCAAATTTACATTTAAAAAAACGCACTTTTCAGTATGATTCTCTCACTGTTTGCTAGAAACAAAACGTTACATAGTGAGTTTTTATTTCATATCAGTCGATTAGAGAAATTACAACTGCAGCATAATATCGATACTAACTAACCGTATTTGATGTGTCGTAAACAGTTTTTATAAATTTGAGGAGACCAAATGGAATTTTTACAATCCTTTTTCGGAGTAATCGGTGACCTAACATGGGGTGCGTCACTGATACCGTTCTTAGTAATATTTGGCGTGTTCTTTACGATCGTGACCAACTTCGTTCAGTTCCGCTTTTTCAAACGTATGTTTAATGTGTTGTCGCAAAAGGATAAGAAGGCAAAAGATTCTATCTCTGGTCGCGAAGCATTATTACTGTCAATCGGCGGCCGTGTCGGTGGTGGTAATATCGCCGGTGTCGCCGTTGCGATCACATTAGGTGGTCCAGGTGCCGTCTTTTGGATGTGGGCGATTGCCTTAGTTGGCATGGCAACAAGCTTAGTCGAGTGTACTCTGGCGCAGCTGTTCAAACGCAAAGACGGTAAAGATTTCCGTGGTGGTGCGGCATTTTCCATTATTCACGGTTTAGGAAATAACTATCGTTGGTTAGCCATTGCCTATGCCATCTGTTTAATTGCCTCTTTTGCACTAGGTTTTAACGCTTTCCAAGGAAACACAGTAGCGGGCGCTATCCAAGACAGTTTAGGCATTGGTCGTGAATATACGGCGTTCTTCCTTGCTATTGTGGTGGCTTACATCATCTACGGCGGTATTAAACGTATTGCCAAAGTGGCCGACGTCATTGTTCCTATCATGGCCGTGGGTTATGTCCTACTCGCAGCGCTTGTGATTATCATGAATATTGGTCACGTGCCGGAAGTACTGACCAGCATCGTTAAAAATGCCTTCGGTTTCGAAGAAGCCGTCAGTGGTGGTATGGGTGCCGCTATTGCTCAAGGTCTGCGTCGAGGTCTGTTCTCGAACGAAGCAGGCTTGGGCTCAGCGCCGAACGTAGCCGCGACCGCCGATGTACCGCACCCAATTAGCCAAGGTATTGCGCAATCTTTATCAGTATTCATTGATACGATCGTTGTCTGTACTTGTACGGCGATGATTATCTTATTGGGTACCGTGTATGTACCTGGTGCAGAAAATATTGATGGCGTCGTTCTCACGCAGCAATCGCTTGTGTCGCACCTGGGTGTTTGGGCGAAATATTACCTTACCGTTGCAATCCTACTGTTCTCATTCAGTTCAGTCGTTTACAACTATTACTTAGGTGAAAATGCCCTAAGCTTTATGTCAAAAAATAAAGCTTACGTACATGTATTGCGTTTAGCCGTTATTGCGATTGTGTTTATTGGCGCGATTGCTCCTGGGGCAACGTCCGTGTTCTTCTTCTCAGATCCATTAATGGGTGTCCTTGCCATCATCAACTTACTTGCGTTGATTATGCTTTTCCCAACGGCGATGAGAATGTTGCAAGACTACCGCAAGCAACTTAAACAAGGCATTGACGAGCCTGTCTTTAATCCAAATGAATTCCCAGATTTGGATATTGACCGCAATGCGTGGATCGCACCCAAGTCTAAATAAGTGCTCCACCACTTTCCCCATAAAAAAGCCAGTCATACCGTGACTGGCTTTTTCTTATTCATGCAATTCGTTGCGAAATCCCTCATTTTCAATCATCAATAACGCATCCCGCGAGTGCCATCGTTTCACACTGTCCGTAACAAAAAAGCCGCCCATGCTGGACGGCTTTAGCCTAGACTCATCCCAAGCAATGAGCGCTGGACGTTATTTACCCGCAATACTCAAAGAGGCAAAGCGGACTTTAGGGGCATAAAAAGCTCGCAAGAAATCAAACTCGACTTCCTGACCTATCGCAACAATGTTCTGTAACATCGCATAGAAATTGCCTGCCACCGTCACTCCACGCACGGGTTGAATGCGCTCACCATCTCGGCATAAAAATCCGCTGGCACCAAAAGAAAAATCCCCCGTCACAAGATCAGCACCTGAATGGACACCGTGTAACTGAACCAACTCCAAATACTCACCTGATTGCACATCACTCAACGAGTGATGGCCAGCGTCAATGACAATATGCGAAGCTTCGATACCTAACGATGTCATACGCTCGGCATTTGCCGTCGTTTCGGTATGAAAATAGCTTGCCGTTTCACTGTTATGAAGCAGTGAAAGGAGCACCCCATTTTGTATCAATGTCGTATTGCGTGTCGTAAATCCTTCACTGTCGAAGGCCTTTATATGCATGCCCCCAGGTTGGAAAGGCGCATCGCGTAACGTCAGTCCATCGTACCCCACTTGCTGTCCAATGCGCTTTGTCAGTGGACTGAGTCCCTGCATTGCCACTTTACCGGAGAAAGCCCCTGCGAATGCAGAGAAGACGCCACCTAATTCTTCTACCGAGAAAATAATGTCATAATGCCCCGTTGCAACGGGCGCACCGTCCAATAAATCACGGGCGACTTCTGTACTGTGGCGAATGACAAATTCTGTATCCAAATCATCAAAGTGGCGTGCCAACGAGCTGCTGTAGTGCATCGATTGTTTCTCATCATGAGCACACAGCACTTCTGCGCCATAACATAACTGGCGCTCGTGATGCTCACGAGAAACCCCGAGGGTATTCGCCACGTGATATTGAATCGTCGCTTCGCTGTAATAGTTTGCAGTAATATTGTCAACATGGCGCTGTTGGCGCAATGCCTCTTCAACGGACAAAACCAAGTTCACTTTGGCTTCAATATCCACGTCATCCGGTTGGTTAATCGCTTCCTCTAACTCGATTTTTTCTGGCTTAGTACACACTATCCGTTGATGCTCAGAGGTTTTGGTATAGGGCAAGCTTTCCAGCAGGGTATTCACCATTCGCTTAAGATCGTTCACTTCGAACGATTCTGAACATCCAGCCGCCACTTTTTGGTCTTTGACAATGCGAATGCCTACTTTACGCGTATTCGCCACCTCATAGCGATCGATCTTTTCTTGATAACTACTGAGGTCGAACGCCTCTTGGCTTTGAACGACGATATCCGCCTCCGCGCCGTGTTTCCTCGCTTCTTCCAGCAGTACGTCCATTGCTTGGTGAATCGTCTCGTGTTGACTCATTGGTTCCCTCCTCCGACAAGAATGCGATCGACTTTAAGACTTGGCTGCCCGACTGAGGCAGGAACGGCGCCACTTATAGACCCACACATGCCAGCGGCCAATGCGAGATCCTTGCCGACCATACTAATGTTTTGCAAAACTTTGGGCCCGGTGCCAATTAAGGTCGCCGACTTCAATGGCTGTGTGATTTTGCCATTTTCAATCAAAAACGCATCACTGACGGCAAAGTTAAACTCCCCAGTTCCGGGTTGTACCGACCCCCCGCCCATTTGTACGGCATAGATGCCATAGTCAATGCTGCCAATCATATCGTCAAATTCGGCATTGCCAGGTTCGATATAAGTGTTGCGCATCCTTGACGCTGGCGCGTACTTATAGCTTTCCCGACGGCCCGACCCCGTACGTTCATAACCGGTTTTCATGCTGCCCATTTTATCGACCATAAATCCAGTTAAGCGGCCATCTTTAATCAATTGTGTGCGCTGAACGGGCATTCCTTCATCGTCAATATTGAGCGATCCCCATTGATTAGCGGGCGTACCATCATCAACGGCATTGACCACAGGATTGGCGATCATCTCGCCCATTTTGTCGTAAAAAACGGAGGCTTGTTTTTCCACTGCGGTTGTTTCTAATAAATGACCGCATGCCTCATGGAAGATGACGCCGCCAAACCCGTTACCCAGTACCACCGGCAACTCGCCAGATGGACACACCGCCGCATCCAGCTTTCTTATCGCACTCTCGGTCACCGCTTGTGTCATTTCCTGTTGGTCGATGTTCTCAATCAATTCCCACCCACACAGTGCGCCAGGACTTTTTGTGCCCTTAGTTTGCTGGCCATTTTTCTCTGCGATGGCTTGAACCACGACACGACACCAATGCCGAGTGTCTTCAATATGCAGTCCTTCTGAATTATAAATAATGACATTCTGTTCTTGCTGCACCACGCGGCCAATGAATTGATTGATCAGCGGGCTCTGAGCGCGAATAGCGCTATCCATATCATTGAGAAAGGACACTTTTTCGGATAAATAAGGAGAGTGACTTAATGGTCTGTGACAGGGGTGTCGATCAGAATACACCACAGGTTGTAAAGGGTGTGGCGTTACCATTTGCTCGCGCGCACTTCTGGCGGTCAACACATCCACGACCTTTTTTAAAGCCTGTTCATCACTACTGTAAGTAAATCCATATAATACGTTATGACCAAAAAACAAGCGCACACCAATACCGCTATCAATATTACTGCTTATGTCAGAAACCTCGGACGACGACAGCTCAACGAGACTGGTTTGCTTATTCTCAACGAATAACTCAGCAAAATCAGCGCCTAGAAATAAAGCATGGTCGATCACGGATTTCGCTATTCCCGAATCCAGCATGACAACTCCTTGTCTAATTAACACGTGAAAAACGTAACGTCTAGACTATCATGCTTGCTTATTACTTGAGCGTTTGTTCCCGTAAAAAAGGCACATAAAACCAATAACTTCTTTGGTAGCGCATAATTTAACGCCTTTTTATTTACAAAAATATCGCTAATTAGATTCCACAGAAAAAGGATGAGAACGCGCCCTTGCCCCTTGCTTTCCCACGACGGAGTAAACGCAATATGCTAGAGGGCACGTCACATCCTATGGACAGAGTCTGACTGATACTCATTGTTCAGCTGGGCAGTGGCGGGAGTTTCTGAGCACTGGTCTCTGCCTCGCTTTGCGTTTGCGGTGACATCGTCATAATCAATTCGTGATTATCGCGCCACTGCTGACGCTCTTTAGCCGATGCTTGCGGGCAGAACTTGCCAAAGTAGGCATAACAAATGCCCAATACTGGCGACATCCAACATGCGACCGCACACACAATATAAAGCAGGTTTTCCGTATTTCCCTCCGCAATCCCCAAACCCAGCGCTTGAATAACCAAAGCGCCACCAGCATTCCATGGAATCAACGGCGACAAAAGAGTCCCACCTTCTTCCACTGAACGAGATAGACACAAAGTTGAGTAACCCATTCCGCGATAGGCTTGGCTGTACATTCTACCCGGTAGAGCAATGGATAAATAAGGGTCGCCCGCCACCAAGTTGGTACCTGCCGCGGTCAATGTAGACGCCACCTGCAACCCAAAAATGGTGCGCACCCGATTCATAATGCTCAACACAATGGTTTCCAAACACCGTGTCTGTTCCAGAACGCCGCCGAGCGCCAGCGCAATGAGAACCAAGGTTAAAATCCATGCCATGGACTGTATACCACCTCGGTTGAGTAACGCATCCGCATTGCTATTACCCGTGTTGATACTGAAACCGTTTTGTAAAAAACCGAGCGCTTCATGCACTGGGACACCTTGCACAAAAATGGCAATGCCTAAGCTGACCAGTACGCTGGTCATCAAGCTAGGGATGGCGGGCATCTTGAGAATCGCCAAGGTAAACACCACGATTGCGGGCATTAATACCCATCCATTAAAGAGAAAGTGCTGACTTAATGCGTCTGTCATGGCTTGAATTTTAATGTGATCGACCTGCGTGGTATCAATCACTGTCACCCCTACCACCGCATAGACGGCAAAGGCAATGCACAATGCTGGAACGGTCGTCGGAAGCATATTACGAATGTGGTCAAACAGGTGGGTACCAGTCACTGCCGGAGCTAAGTTGGTGGTATCGGACAACGGCGACATTTTATCCCCAAAAAACGCCCCAGAGACGACCGCCCCTGCGGTCCAATAGGTGGGAATCCCAAACCCTTCACCGACGCCCATGAGCGCCAAACCGACCGTTGCGACCGTCGTCCATGACGTTCCGAGCGAGACGGAGATAATCGCACACAGAATCATTGCGGCCGCGAGGAAAGTCTTGGGCGTTAAGACTTGAAATCCGTAATAAATCATCATGGGAACCGTGCCACTGGCAATCCAGCTGCCGATGATCATTCCAATGATCAGCATGATGACGATGGCAGATGTCGCCACCTGAATCACATGAAATAAGCCTTTTTCCATATGCTTCCAGCGATAGCCGCGACACCATGCAATCGCACAGGTTATCACGATGCCAATGGCAAGCGGGGTATGCGGGGTAAAATCCCCAAAATAAAACAGTTGGATACCCAATAAAGCGATGGTAATCGCAATCGGTAATATGGCTAATAAAAGCCCGGGACGCGCGATCGGATGTTCTTCCTGTACTGACATACAGCCTCCTTGCATGGTCTGTCTCTTCCTGAGACATCTCGGTATCATCACTCAGTGTATGCCCTGATTGTCGCGCGCAGTCAGCGCCAACCATCATCAAGGTGATACACCATCAACACAAGAGTAGGCCATTCTATCCGATGCAGTTTTATCAAAGCGCGCTCTATTGTTCTCACTACGACATCCCGCTATTTTAGTTACCGCGTCACGTCAATCATTTGCACAAACTCGAAAATACCGTCGGCATAGGTATATTCAAAAATGGCACAATTAGGAATGCCATTTTTTAACACCTGCGCATGATCAGCGTGCCAGTGCATCAAAAACTGTTTGCACGACCCGGAGTGGGACACGGCTAATACACAGTGATGATTGGCGGATTCCATGATAGCGGTGCAAGTTTCCACCATACGTTGACGCACTTGCGGTTTAGATTCCCCACCAAATTGCAGATAGTAATCTTCACGCATCTCGTAATTGGGATGCAGATCTTCACTTTCCGACTCGTACAGGCCAAAGTTAATTTCTTTCAGTCCCTTAAGGCGTGTGTAACGCAGGCGCGAATGAGTGGCAATTTCGAGGGTATCGCAAGCTCTCTCCGAAGACGAACTGTAGGCATGGTCTAAGGCTATATTATCAAAAAATTGGGCTGCCATTTTAGCTTGGGCAATGCCCTTCTCTGTCAATGGTGAATCACACCATCCTTGGATTTTTCGACGCTGATTAAATAGGGTTTGTCCGTGGCGCATAAGGTAAAAGGTGGCAGACATGGGGGCTGGATTCTCCATTATAAAACATGACAGTAATGCATAAAAAAACACACACCGATAACTCGGTGTGTGTTCATAGTAAAGCATTTACTGTCAATCAGCGACGAAAACAACGCCGCATAGGGTGACTAGTCTGCATTAAATGATGTCATGTTGATAACAAAGCGGTGAGAAAGATCGCCCTCAGCAAGACGTTCAAATGCCCCGTTGATTTCATCCATCTCAATCATTTCACACTCTGGATAAATGTTGTGTTCTGCACAGAAATCCAAGACTTCTTGTGTCTGCTCGATACCACCAATCAATGAACCGGCCACACGACGACGACCCAATACCATTGGATAGGTAACCACTTCTTCCAGCGGGCCGACTTGTCCAACAATCACAAGCGTGCCATCCACATCCAGCAGCGACATGTACGGTACGATGTCATGTTTCTGAGGAACCGTATCAATGATTAAATCAAACGCGTTGGCGTAGTTTTT is part of the Vibrio zhugei genome and encodes:
- a CDS encoding chemotaxis protein CheC; translated protein: MSKELSADHTDTLKELLNISMGQAAAKLARLLNLHVTLTVPDIKFVDKAELDKIEGMEELYHFTRQSFYGGMSGELVTLLSKKGGRAIAAEMNQLDSQQAENMSNILIDDCLLDISNILSGASLKGLCQQIDLNLKIQPPSIFKPSEQQHRLSEWKTPILMEVDFIIEVAEFQTKTIILFADNGLDQVLVQLDELL
- a CDS encoding response regulator translates to MTIAVTVCDDSKLSRKAVIRALPEDWDIELTEATNGEEAVECYRAGKADVMFLDLIMPVMDGFEVLKTLKAESARNYVFVISADIQPESQRLVNELGAVRFLQKPLDMNLLRSVLHEVGLL
- a CDS encoding HDOD domain-containing protein yields the protein MAIGLHVLYIDDDPLMLKATARMIRRIQPEWSITTVSDSVHWAENLACEPLLIISDLLMPQIRGDSLLIDAKQRFPLALRCLVTGNTNQDATSALHDYSHFVLPKPFSEGDLASVLAAAYRLNSPPFSPECLNKLNKISAYIPVMPKVVKDVQTLMQSEDGDLKKLAEIIKQEPSLTARVIQLANSAYFGFSSSTLFLEVAISRLGSRMIEAITLCMLNTDHSGHLTDEQHQMIVNEYLEASQKAKSLTHALHLSREEQEMAFMMTLMVSIGALTIAQSGCDTDHNPLESRHLDGSLNDILLITAYVLTLWGYSEEITRKILTISFSLTNLKEDRITNCVSIAFFIQFVMNKDGVTPEQLLARVPSEYKSAITNVLQLSSQ
- a CDS encoding alanine/glycine:cation symporter family protein, giving the protein MEFLQSFFGVIGDLTWGASLIPFLVIFGVFFTIVTNFVQFRFFKRMFNVLSQKDKKAKDSISGREALLLSIGGRVGGGNIAGVAVAITLGGPGAVFWMWAIALVGMATSLVECTLAQLFKRKDGKDFRGGAAFSIIHGLGNNYRWLAIAYAICLIASFALGFNAFQGNTVAGAIQDSLGIGREYTAFFLAIVVAYIIYGGIKRIAKVADVIVPIMAVGYVLLAALVIIMNIGHVPEVLTSIVKNAFGFEEAVSGGMGAAIAQGLRRGLFSNEAGLGSAPNVAATADVPHPISQGIAQSLSVFIDTIVVCTCTAMIILLGTVYVPGAENIDGVVLTQQSLVSHLGVWAKYYLTVAILLFSFSSVVYNYYLGENALSFMSKNKAYVHVLRLAVIAIVFIGAIAPGATSVFFFSDPLMGVLAIINLLALIMLFPTAMRMLQDYRKQLKQGIDEPVFNPNEFPDLDIDRNAWIAPKSK
- a CDS encoding TldD/PmbA family protein, giving the protein MSQHETIHQAMDVLLEEARKHGAEADIVVQSQEAFDLSSYQEKIDRYEVANTRKVGIRIVKDQKVAAGCSESFEVNDLKRMVNTLLESLPYTKTSEHQRIVCTKPEKIELEEAINQPDDVDIEAKVNLVLSVEEALRQQRHVDNITANYYSEATIQYHVANTLGVSREHHERQLCYGAEVLCAHDEKQSMHYSSSLARHFDDLDTEFVIRHSTEVARDLLDGAPVATGHYDIIFSVEELGGVFSAFAGAFSGKVAMQGLSPLTKRIGQQVGYDGLTLRDAPFQPGGMHIKAFDSEGFTTRNTTLIQNGVLLSLLHNSETASYFHTETTANAERMTSLGIEASHIVIDAGHHSLSDVQSGEYLELVQLHGVHSGADLVTGDFSFGASGFLCRDGERIQPVRGVTVAGNFYAMLQNIVAIGQEVEFDFLRAFYAPKVRFASLSIAGK
- a CDS encoding TldD/PmbA family protein; this encodes MLDSGIAKSVIDHALFLGADFAELFVENKQTSLVELSSSEVSDISSNIDSGIGVRLFFGHNVLYGFTYSSDEQALKKVVDVLTARSAREQMVTPHPLQPVVYSDRHPCHRPLSHSPYLSEKVSFLNDMDSAIRAQSPLINQFIGRVVQQEQNVIIYNSEGLHIEDTRHWCRVVVQAIAEKNGQQTKGTKSPGALCGWELIENIDQQEMTQAVTESAIRKLDAAVCPSGELPVVLGNGFGGVIFHEACGHLLETTAVEKQASVFYDKMGEMIANPVVNAVDDGTPANQWGSLNIDDEGMPVQRTQLIKDGRLTGFMVDKMGSMKTGYERTGSGRRESYKYAPASRMRNTYIEPGNAEFDDMIGSIDYGIYAVQMGGGSVQPGTGEFNFAVSDAFLIENGKITQPLKSATLIGTGPKVLQNISMVGKDLALAAGMCGSISGAVPASVGQPSLKVDRILVGGGNQ
- the nhaC gene encoding Na+/H+ antiporter NhaC — its product is MSVQEEHPIARPGLLLAILPIAITIALLGIQLFYFGDFTPHTPLAIGIVITCAIAWCRGYRWKHMEKGLFHVIQVATSAIVIMLIIGMIIGSWIASGTVPMMIYYGFQVLTPKTFLAAAMILCAIISVSLGTSWTTVATVGLALMGVGEGFGIPTYWTAGAVVSGAFFGDKMSPLSDTTNLAPAVTGTHLFDHIRNMLPTTVPALCIAFAVYAVVGVTVIDTTQVDHIKIQAMTDALSQHFLFNGWVLMPAIVVFTLAILKMPAIPSLMTSVLVSLGIAIFVQGVPVHEALGFLQNGFSINTGNSNADALLNRGGIQSMAWILTLVLIALALGGVLEQTRCLETIVLSIMNRVRTIFGLQVASTLTAAGTNLVAGDPYLSIALPGRMYSQAYRGMGYSTLCLSRSVEEGGTLLSPLIPWNAGGALVIQALGLGIAEGNTENLLYIVCAVACWMSPVLGICYAYFGKFCPQASAKERQQWRDNHELIMTMSPQTQSEAETSAQKLPPLPS
- a CDS encoding histidine phosphatase family protein: MSATFYLMRHGQTLFNQRRKIQGWCDSPLTEKGIAQAKMAAQFFDNIALDHAYSSSSERACDTLEIATHSRLRYTRLKGLKEINFGLYESESEDLHPNYEMREDYYLQFGGESKPQVRQRMVETCTAIMESANHHCVLAVSHSGSCKQFLMHWHADHAQVLKNGIPNCAIFEYTYADGIFEFVQMIDVTR